The sequence below is a genomic window from Theobroma cacao cultivar B97-61/B2 chromosome 6, Criollo_cocoa_genome_V2, whole genome shotgun sequence.
tatttatatactcaCGATACTGTCAATTTagcatatataaaattatcattattttagtTCTTTCATCATATGTAAAGATTACAGACCTATCATATCATTTATAAATCAACGAAGAGAGAATCATCAGAGAGGTCAACGAATGAGCACAACTCCTACTCTAATATCAAGTTGAATATTTTGAACACGCATCCAATCTAAAACCAATGGCAATATGTCAAGTGacttttattgtatttatatatttcaaatccTCTCAGTTTAATATACGTGAAACTATCACCACTTTAATAACTAATTTTCGATAAGAATCACACAAAAAAAAGAGTATTAATGACCGTCTCTTTTTTTCCATGctttattatattcttacatCTAGAATGTCAATTAAATACggaaagtaaaattttttctgttgaatttttaaaatgaatatttaattaaaatcaattaataataagtaaaatggtctttaatataataatatacttTGAATACTCTCAAATTAATAGATATGAGATTATCACCATTTTAACACTCTTCCTTGCATATAGAAACTATGAATCTATCACATGTCATAAATTAATGGACGAGAAATAAGCACACTCGGATACCATGTTAAATTTATATGAGATGCatccaatttaaaatcaattgacaataaataaagtgatattttttttaatttatgtgctAAGAATACTCTTAATTTATCAGAGTTGAAACTATTACCCTTTTAATAACTTCTTCCGATGATaatcacaaaaatgaaaaaggaaaaattattattgGCTGCCTCTTTCTTCTCTAACCTTAGTTTCTGTGGATAGTTTAATGCtttattatattcttattCCTTAAGTCATGATCTTTTATAATCTTCTTCTTATTGACTGCCACTTTACTCACATTGGCGTTGCTTCCACTTGAGCTGGTGAGTGGACCAATGCTTTATATTCATCGTTTTCTATCTAAATCTTTGACACTTCTGGCGTTTACACacccttttctctttcttttgtgAGTGGACCTTGCACTTAAAAATGGCTAGGAATGGTATTTTTGACATGTTCTTTGTTCAGAAAAAATTGCAAATGAGACAATTTTGACAGAGACAGATGGGTGATTTAGAGAAAATAGGTAAACATAAGGGAAAGGATGGTCTTAGATGGCATCTGCTGCTCATATCAGGGCCTTATATTCATATCCAATGTTAGATATTTTCTCATTGTCTGGTCGGatataaaaccaaaaaaaaaaaacaagcatGTGAAAGGAAATGTATGGAAGTACCAGAGCAGGAATGTCTGAGACATCAGAATTGATATTTTTTAGTATAATGGAGCAAGGACTAGGGTAGGGAGGTTGCTATTTCTTTGTCACATTTTTCTTCATCTCTATGATTACCAGATTCTACAATTATTAGAGATTTTGCTTTCTCAATTATGCTTAATTTCTTCTAGAACATATGTAAGTGTGGACAAATAATGGAAAAAAGCAAgcaacatttttcaaattaaatagtTAAATGTTCTTTGCCTAGGTGAAATACTCCCCTGGGAGGTTAAAATAACCACAGAAAAAAGGttaagaaattaatagtgGGTAGTCATAAGCACAGTTTTGACCCTGTCATGACGCTCGGATTAGCTCAATCACACGTTTTGGTTGATCGAAGCATACCATAGCTCCTCCATAAGAGTAgcttagaaaaagaaaaacaagagtTAAAGTGGAAGAATGGCATTTCCAAGCACTTCTATTCTTTCACTACTTTTAGTCCTGCTTTCAGCTTCATGGGCAACTTCTACTTCGATTCAGGAAAACTTTATCCAATGCCTTGATGACAATTCTGAGCATTTCATTCCAACCTCTGCCGTTTGCGCCCAAAACAACTCTTCATTAACTTCTGTCCTAAACTCCACTGCCCAAAACCTCAGGTACTTAGAGCCTTCAGTGCCAAAGCCCCAATTTATCTTCACACCTTTGATAGAATCTCATGTCCAAGCTGCGGTCATTTGTGCAAAAAAGCTCGGAATTCACCTAAAATTTCGCAGCGGAGGCCATGACTATGAGGGCCTCTCGTATGCATCTAAAATTGAGACGCCTTTCATTATGGTAGACCTTGCCAGGCTCCGATCCATCAACGTCGATATCGATGACAACACTGCTTGTGTTGAAGCTGGTGCCACTATTGGTGAAGTTTATTAtagaatttcttaaaaaagcAAGACTCATGGCTTCCCTGCTGGTCTTTGCACTAGCCTAGGCATTGGGGGACACATCACGGGAGGTGCATATGGTACCATGATGAGAAATATGGCCTTGGTGCTGATAACGTCATTGATGCCCGAATCGTTGCTGTTCGTGGAAGAGTTCTTGACCGAGCAGCCATGGGCGAAGATCTTTTCTGGGCTATTAGAGGAGGCGGAGAAGCGAGTTTTGGCATTATCCTTCAATGGAAAATAAAGCTGGTTCCAGTCCCAGAAACTGTCACGGTTTTCACTGTCACCAAGTCTCTAGAGCAAGGTGCTACAAAGATCCTGTATAGATGGCAACAAGTTGCAGATAAGCTTGACGAGGATCTTTTCATTAGAGTCATCATTCAAGGGGCAAACGCTGGCAAAAACGGTGGGAAAACAGTCACAACATCCTACAATGCTCTGTTTTTTGATGATGCTGAAGGGCTTCTCCAAGTAATGGGACAAAGCTTCCCTGAATTGGGCTTGACACGGAAAGACTGTATTGAAACAAGCTGGATCAAATCCGTGCTTTACATTGCTGGCTACCCGACTATCACACCTCCTGAAACTCTACTTCAGGGTAAGTCTTCATTCAAGGTCTATTTAGCCAAATCAGACTTCGTGAAAGAAGCTATACCAGGAACAGCGCTTGAGGGGCTATGGAAAAGACTGATGGAGGAAGACAACCCGCTGACGATATGGAATCCTTACGGTGGACTGATGGGCACGATTTCTGAATCCGAAATTCCTTTCCCTCACCGAAACGGTAACAAATTCATGATCCAGTACTTGACTGCATGGCAAGTTGGGGATAAGAGTGCGTCCAAGCATATGGATTGGATTCGGAGGCTACACAGTTACATGGCTCCTTACGTTTCAATGTTTCCCAGAGCTGCATACGTTAATTACAGGGATCTAGACCTGGGCATGAACAAGAATATCAACACAAGCTTCATCCGCACCTGAACATTTGGCTCGTTAGTTGGTGTATTAGACAGAGTAGAGTTCGAATCTCCCTccctcaattataaaaaaaattataaagtacTCATTATCATCCCTAAACATACATTAAATTCATCTATATATAaggtatttaaaaacaaaaagaaaaaacacaaGCTTCATCCAGGCTAGTGCTTGGGGAGCCAGATATTTCAAGGACAACTTCAACAGATTGGTGAAGGTGAAAGCCAAGGTTGATCCAGATAACTTTTTCAGGCAAGAGCAGAGCATTCCACCTCTTCCACTTGCAGCTAGATTTTAGCCAAGGCAAGTTGCGCAATAATACCAGATTGTTGTTTGGGGCATAAAACATCAATAAATAAGTTAGCAAATGAGCATTTAAGACCATCAGCAGAACAAGAATAAGAAAACAGAAGAACAAGAACTAACTggtaaagaaagaagaaaatatgcaGCATAATAATGGCTATCCATGCACTCAATTTCTtcattcattaatatatatatatatataggttaAGCTTACACACTGCAAGACTCAATCAACCACTAAACACAGCTTAGCCATACTTCCTGACATTAGCAAAGACAGCAAGAAGCTCTCGAATAACAAAACAGTGAAGTATGGGCAGTTTAACTCAAGCTTTGACTTGCTTGGTCTTCaaagcagaaaaaaaaaaaaaggatttgtTCAATATTATTGCATATGTTATCATCTTCAAGGCTTGTAACTTGACCGGAACGGTGACGTTTTGTTCGTTTCTGTGAAAATTTGCATCAATTTCCTGTTTCCTACAATACTAACTATGGTGGAAGGCCAAGCCTTCCCAAATAAATGCAATACTCTATTAATCTAATGCTTCATTTTATCATTCTGCTTTCATTTCCagattttcttcatcaattcactcaatttttatttttatttaatttaattgattccaaATTTGACGAAAAGCAAATTTGattcaatattttattcaaacaatcaagaaataataatttaattactaggaaattaaatttactaattgagaaggaaaattaaataaaacagctttttggaaaattttcttCCACCTTCACCACATAGACCATAGCCCCTGTTCATACCCCAATTTCTTGTTCCATTGAAACCCAATTTACATCTAGAATGTCAGTTAAACAAGGAAAGTAAGGTTATTTGTGTTGAACTTTTAAGCCGAATATCcaccttaaaatttattaacaatAGGTTAAGTGCTACTTGTTATACTTATATGCTCATGATATtctcaatttaataaattttaaaccatcattattttaatactttCCTCACGTGTTAGCACCACAGGCCTATCACATAGTATAAATTAACGAAGAGTAGGTTGACCGAGGGCTCCACAAATGAGGGTAATTCCTACTCtaatattatgttgaattttttggacaaacatcaaatttaaaatcgattaataataaataaagtgactcttattatatttatatgttttagatatttttaatttaacaaATGTGAAATTATCACCGATCTAATAACTACTTTCTTTAAAagtcaacaaagaaaaagtatCAATGACAgcctctttcttcttttaactttAGTTTTTATGGATAGTtttatactttgttttttattcCTTAATCTTTTCAATCTCATTTTACTGACAGTTGATTAATTGTcatgaatttaaatattatttattattttatattatgtgatattaatatgttataatgaaTAATAACGTAGTATGTCAATATGACATGAAGATATAGTCAGTGTCattttttcaccttttatgTAAGCAACacatgaatataaaatgacaagtgacgTTTGACTAacgacatatagtaaattgttattcataagagtttatttgacttaaaataaaaatacaaaaacttcattaaacataataaaaaaataaaaatttatttaaattttttaaataatttaaaatattttaaggaTAATATTATACTTTATGTTTATATGTTCAAATTACTTTGAATTTATCAAAGATATCAAACAAAAGTGAACATAACACCTCTTTGATAACTTCTTTCCACAagattcacaaaaaaaaaaaaaaaaagtattaatGACTGCCTCGTTCTTGTCTAACTTTAGCTCCAATGGATAGTTTAATGCTTTATTATATAAGAACTCCATAACCCATGATCTTTTACAATCTTCTTATTCTCATTCCTGTCTCACTTTACTAACATTAAAAGCAGTTAAAGTTCTAATTCATCCTTTTTCCATCTAAATCTTTGGCACGTCTGGCGTTTACaccccttttttcttgttcttttgtgAGTGGAGCTTACACGTTAAAGTGGCTAGGAATGGTATTCTTCCATGTTCTTTGTTCagaaaaaattggaaaaaaaaagacaatttTGACAGAAGACAGATGGGTGCCTTGGACATAtagggaagaaaagagagaagaacaaaaataatagaaaatagtGCCACACAAGGGACACGATGGTCTTGTATAGCATGTGCTGCTCATATCGGGGCCTTAAATTCATATCTAGTGTTAGGTATTTTTGGGTTCACTGGTCggttataaaaccaaataaaagaaaagaatgtgAAAGGAAATGAACGGAAGTATCAGAGCAGGAATGTCTGAGTCGTCAGAATGGAAATTTATCAATGGAGAATGGACTAAGGTAGGGAGGTTGCTATTTCTCtcacattttcttcatttttatgATTAGCAAATTCTGCAATTATGAGAGACTTTGTTTTCTCATTAGGGCTTGATTTCTTCTACAGCATATATAAGTGTGCACAGAACAAGGAACGTTTTGCAAATTAAATGGTTAATGTTCCTGTGCCTGGGTAAAATACTCCCCTGGGAGGTtaaaagaaaactgaaaaaaaggGTAGGAAATTAACCGCGGGTGGTTATAAGCAGACTTGTGACCCTGTCATGACGCAAGGATTAGCTCAATCACACGTTTTGGTTGATCAAAGCCTACCATTGCTCCACTATAAGAGTAGGCTCAGAAGCTCACAAATTCATGAAGAGTgaaacaaaggaaaacaagAGTAAGTGAAAGAATGGCCCTTTCAAGCATTTCCATTCTTCCACTACTTTTAGTCCTGCTTTCAGCTTCATGGGCAACTTCAGCTTCGATTCAAGACAACTTTATCCAATGCCTTGATGACAATTCTGAGCAAGTCATTCCAATCTCTGCTGTTTGTGCCCAAAACAACTCTTCTTTCACTTCTGTCCTAAATTCCACTGCCCAAAACCTCAGGTACTTGGAGCCTTCAGTACCAAAGCCCCAATTTATCTTCACACCTTTGAATGAATCTCATGTCCAGGCTGCTGTCATTTGTGCAAAAAAGCTTGGAATTCACCTGAGATTCCGCAGCGGAGGCCATGACTATGAGGGCCTCTCGTATGCATCTGAAATTGAGACACCTTTCATTATGTTAGACCTTGCCAGGCTTCGTTCCGTCAACGTCGATATCGATGACAACACTGCTTGGGTTCAAGCTGGTGCTACAATTGGTGAAGTTTATTTCAGAATTTCTGAGACAAGCAAGACTCATGGCTTCCCTGCTGGTCTTTGCTCAAGCCTAGGCATTGGTGGACACATAACTGGAGGTGCATATGGTTCCATGATGCGAAAGTATGGCCTTGGTGCTGACAATGTCCTTGATGCTCGAATTGTCGATGCTAATGGCAAAGTTCTTGACCGAGCAGCCATGGGCGAAGATCATTTTTGGGCGATTCGAGGAGGCGGAGGAGCAAGCTTTGGAATCATCCTCGCGTGGAAGATAAAGTTGGTTCCTGTTCCAGAAACTGTCACTGTTTTCACTGTTCCAAAGACCTTGGAACAAGGCGCCACAAAGATCCTTTACAGATGGCAACAAGTTGCAGACAAGCTTGACGAGGATCTCTTCATTAGGGTCATCATTCAAGTGACAAAAGCGGGCCAGAAAGGTGAGAGAACAGTGACAACAGCCTACAATGCCCTGTTTCTTGGCGATGCTGACAGGCTCCTCCAAGTAATGAACCAAAGCTTCCCGGAATTGGGTTTGACGCGGAAAGACTGTATTGAAACAAGCTGGATCAAATCCGTGCTTTACATTGCTGGCTACCCGAGTGATACACCCCCAGAGGTTCTACAACAAGGAAAGTCATTATTCAAGAACTATTTCAAAGCCAAATCAGACTTTGTGCAACGACCCATACCTGAAACTGGTCTCGAGGGGCTATGGAAAAGGTTATTGCAAGAAGACTCTCCGTTGATGATATGGAACCCTTACGGTGGAATGATGGCCAACATTTCAGAATCTGCCATCGCTTTTCCCCACAGGAAAGGTAACTTATTCAAAATCCAGTACGTGACCTCATGGTACGAGGGAAGTCAGGACGCCACCACAAAGCACACGGACTGGATTAGAGGGCTGTACGATTACATGGCGGCTTATGTTCCCACATCTCCCAGGGCTGCATATGTCAATTACAGGGACCTTGATCTAGGAATCAACGACAAGACCAACACTAGCCTCAGTCAGGCCAGAGTTTGGGGAACTAAGTATTTCAAGGGCAACTTCGACAGGTTGGTGAAAGTGAAAAGCAAAGTTGATCCTGACAACTTTTTCAGGCATGAGCAGAGCATTCCACCTGCCCTGGTCTAAGCCTAGAGATTGTCTTAGGGAGGTTGGATGCTTCTTACAGAGAGCTGATCAATCCCAACACCCTGTTTACTGCTTTCCCAAAAGCAGGAATAAAGACATGTTAAATTATTTAGGATCTAGATGTATTAATTATCTTTCGAACTAAATATAcaattttgttcttattttggTCTATCTTCTTCACCTCTAATAATGTTAGCAACAAAGTTTTCAACTAAAATGGGAGGAAATTTCGCCTATGATTGTTGCGTGAGTGTGTTGATTTCTCTGGACAAATTCAGGTTCAAGTCACCTCAACTTTATTTCCATTATCTATCTCCTTGCCGTTCCCGAGACTATACCTAACCTCACGCTGCATCCATGAGTCATGACATCTCATGTCAGTTCTAAAATgacaattttcttcttttcgaACTAAATATGTCATtcttctcatttcataatactaatattagtataaaaaaataatttagcatcataaaatataattgcaaacactttaaaaaaaacccaaagaCAAGAATAggacaaatatatatatatatatatatatatatatatatattatgctGCTTCTTTGACATCTCTTTGTTTTCATCAGAGAGATCAACTTAAATCTTATCATACAAAAGGCATGCtaacatcaaataaaaaaccTTAGAACAATAAGCTAAGATTAAATAATTAGGATCTCACTCACATTAAATGATAATTGGATCAACTAAAAAAGTACATGATGAATTGTCACTTTCTCCCTATTCATAAAAGAAGTGTCACTTTCTCactattcaataaaaaaagtgTCACTTTTCTCACATTAAAAGtgtatttgattaaaaaaaatagagtgagaataaataattattctataagaatataataaaagataaataatttgatttattagaattgaatataatacgaattattattataagttattttaatattttattggtaagaatgattttaaaaataattaagaaatatatgataaaagataaaaatatcatttataatatatatgattatttattttaaatttatattttttaaatattaataatctaaaaattaattaaaatattaataattaaactatattaaaatattgatatttaaattattaattattaatattttaattaattataaattattaatattaaaaaNNNNNNNNNNNNNNNNNNNNNNNNNNNNNNNNNNNNNNNNNNNNNNNNNNNNNNNNNNNNNNNNNNNNNNNNNNNNNNNNNNNNNNNNNNNNNNNNNNNNNNNNNNNNNNNNNNNNNNNNNNNNNNNNNNNNNNNNNNNNNNNNNNNNNNNNNNNNNNNNNNNNNNNNNNNNNNNNNNNNNNNNNNNNNNNNNNNNNNNNNNNNNNNNNNNNNNNNNNNNNNNNNNNNNNNNNNNNNNNNNNNNNNNNNNNNNNN
It includes:
- the LOC18595174 gene encoding flavin-dependent oxidoreductase FOX2 encodes the protein MALSSISILPLLLVLLSASWATSASIQDNFIQCLDDNSEQVIPISAVCAQNNSSFTSVLNSTAQNLRYLEPSVPKPQFIFTPLNESHVQAAVICAKKLGIHLRFRSGGHDYEGLSYASEIETPFIMLDLARLRSVNVDIDDNTAWVQAGATIGEVYFRISETSKTHGFPAGLCSSLGIGGHITGGAYGSMMRKYGLGADNVLDARIVDANGKVLDRAAMGEDHFWAIRGGGGASFGIILAWKIKLVPVPETVTVFTVPKTLEQGATKILYRWQQVADKLDEDLFIRVIIQVTKAGQKGERTVTTAYNALFLGDADRLLQVMNQSFPELGLTRKDCIETSWIKSVLYIAGYPSDTPPEVLQQGKSLFKNYFKAKSDFVQRPIPETGLEGLWKRLLQEDSPLMIWNPYGGMMANISESAIAFPHRKGNLFKIQYVTSWYEGSQDATTKHTDWIRGLYDYMAAYVPTSPRAAYVNYRDLDLGINDKTNTSLSQARVWGTKYFKGNFDRLVKVKSKVDPDNFFRHEQSIPPALV